ACAAAAAAAGGCTGTACCATTTCGATACAGCCCCCTTCTCTTTTTCTAACAGTATGATTACCTGTCCGCTGTGGCTTTTTCCAGAATGATTTCGTAGCTGTATCCGTACCCAAAATCTCTGTTCAAAGCAAGTATTCCTTCCAGGGTAAGCACCTGGCCGACCTCAAAAACTTCCTGCGATGTAACTGTCAGGTCATACTTCCCCTCAAAATCGCTCCCGTCCTGAATATGAATCCAGTTGCGTTCCATGATATTGGGATTAAACCTGGCCACCTTACCCTTCACCCGGATCGTTTTTCCTTCATAGGCTCCGGGATTTGCATAAAGCTCTGCAATACTTACCACTCCCTCTTCCGGATCCAGACTTAACTCCAGCCTGTCCGTTTTAACAGCCGAACCCTGCGTAGTTCCAGGCATCATCCCCATCTGGGAAGGAGATTCATTCCCTTCAATGCCATCCAGAAAAAGTACCTTATCAAAGGTCCTGTCCAGCTCTTCGCTGTAGAAATTTTCCATGAGCATGCCTCCCTGGTAAGAGATGCTCTCCCCTGCCTCAATCTCCGTAGAGTTAACAGCGATCCAGTAGGCAGGGCCCTTTCCCTTCACCAGCAGATAGGTATAATTTTCCACCTGTTCGACAGCTTTCACTTTTACTGTATTCGTGCCATTTGTGGGCTGGTTGTTGCATCCTGTGGCAACCGCCATCAGTGCGATAATCAGAATTTTCAAGATTTTTTTCATAATCGATGTCTATGTAAAAGTCCCCTGGCGACCTTACCAGAGGACTTTCAAAAATAATAAAATATGACAAAAAAGTACTGCGAACTACTTGGAAGGATTCGGATGAGCAATTTTTGCCACCATCTCCGCATAATTGAATTGTTTATAAGTAGGGCTCTCCTCGTTGTGACAGGTTTTGCAAACTGCCTCCGTTGGATCAATCAGTCCTTTTGTCATGGCCAGCTCTTTATTCTTCATTACGGAAGCTCCCTTATACATGCTTCCGGGGCCGTGACAGGACTCACAGTAAACACCCTCATCCAGGGTAGCCGAAGCAATAAGACTGGCATCCACACGTCCAATTGTTGAATGGCACTTGATACAAGCGGCATCTGTAGTGGGGTCAGCAATACCCTTCTCGGCAGCAATTTTCTTGGATTCCTCATTGGCCAGGGTTTTCATGGCTCCGGCATGGGGCCCTTTCAACCAAATATTATACTGCTCACCCGTGGCGGGCTTAATATGGCACATCTTGCATTTGGAGGCTCCAATGTATTTAAAATTCTGGGCCATCAGGGCACCCCCTGCAAAGAAGACCAGCATTGCGAAAGTAAATACTCGTTTTGTCAACATAGCTAATTGTTTTTGGATGATTTTAGACTTATAAAGCTAAAATAATCTATTTCTGCTCAAGAATAGTTCAATTTCCGGGCCAAAATCTCTGAAAAGCAGTTATCTATAACCATTTTAAATTCTTTTTACCCCGTATCCCCTTTGGGTGCAAGGCAAAACAGGGTCCGGGATAAAAAAAAGGTCCCTCCTTCGAGGCACCTTTTTATAAAGAAAAAAGACTTATTTGGTAGACTCCCAGCCATAATTCATAGTGGAAGCCGCTCTCCACCTGGACTTGGTCATTTCATCATAAATCATGCCGTTGGCTCCGAATTTCAGGGATTTGGCATCGTATCCCAGAACACGCAGGTAAGCAGCTATCCGGGCACTGTTCTGTCCGGAGTAGCAATAAACCACAATGGTTTTGTCTGTGGGAAGCATTTTCAGAACCTCATCCACAGCCAGATCCACGTTGGGGGTGTACTGAATAGCACCTTCATTTGTCCCGGATCGAGGTATTCGGCCCCGGGCCAGTAATTGATGATGTAATAGTTATCCAGGTTGTCATATACTTCTGAATTGGAGATGGCAGCTGCACCAAAACCCTCAGCCAGAATGGTTTCCCAGCGGGCGTCAAAAATCTCTTCCGCAGTTTCAAATCCGGTGGAAAGGGTAGGAAGTTCAGTTTCATCGCCTTTGGGTGAAACATCAGATACAAAATCCCTGATGGAGGCAGTATTGGCAGACCATTTGTCGAAATATTCGGCCCAGGCGCTCATACCAAAACCCATGGAATAGACATCCTTGTATCCTGCAAGTTGCAGGAGGCAGGTCAACCAGGAAGCTGTTTGCCCGGTATAGCAGACAATGGAGATCTCGTTGTAAGATGCCAGGCCATCGATATAGTTCCTCACCTCGCCCGGCGCAAGATTCACGGCACCGGCAATATGTCCGTCATCAAAATCTGCTGCAGAACGGATATCAATTATGGTGACCTGATCTGCTGCATCAAGGGTATGCACAGCCTCAGCACTCTTGATAGCCA
The genomic region above belongs to Bacteroidales bacterium and contains:
- a CDS encoding cytochrome c family protein; the encoded protein is MLTKRVFTFAMLVFFAGGALMAQNFKYIGASKCKMCHIKPATGEQYNIWLKGPHAGAMKTLANEESKKIAAEKGIADPTTDAACIKCHSTIGRVDASLIASATLDEGVYCESCHGPGSMYKGASVMKNKELAMTKGLIDPTEAVCKTCHNEESPTYKQFNYAEMVAKIAHPNPSK
- a CDS encoding rhodanese-like domain-containing protein, whose amino-acid sequence is MDLAVDEVLKMLPTDKTIVVYCYSGQNSARIAAYLRVLGYDAKSLKFGANGMIYDEMTKSRWRAASTMNYGWESTK
- a CDS encoding rhodanese-like domain-containing protein, with translation MKSKTKTKVWMLAILFISFFVVSCEKENEPDPDPINEAELLVEWLESPTSPAANYGNSGLAIKSAEAVHTLDAADQVTIIDIRSAADFDDGHIAGAVNLAPGEVRNYIDGLASYNEISIVCYTGQTASWLTCLLQLAGYKDVYSMGFGMSAWAEYFDKWSANTASIRDFVSDVSPKGDETELPTLSTGFETAEEIFDARWETILAEGFGAAAISNSEVYDNLDNYYIINYWPGAEYLDPGQMKVLFSTPPTWIWLWMRF